A region from the Panicum hallii strain FIL2 chromosome 1, PHallii_v3.1, whole genome shotgun sequence genome encodes:
- the LOC112886972 gene encoding uncharacterized protein LOC112886972, with protein MKPTTSAAAAAAAAAVTTDDPSPSPSDSTSATFTVDRRRDASASCRWTIPDFPRTRARTFYSRYFEVGGFDCRLLLYPRGDSQALPGYLSLYLQVLDPKTPVSSSSSTTTTTSSKWDCFLSYRLSVVHPTDPAKSLGRDSWHRFSSKKRSHGWCDFAPSSAAAFLFQPHDALVIAADISVLSETASFADSDGRFTWKVLNFSLFRDMIRTQKIMSPAFFPAAASAGGSDCGLRISIYQSNVSGADHLSVCLESKEPVVQVASGSSASALPQSGAGSGVPDGDRGCWCLFRISVLNQRSGGSHIHKDSYGRFGADNASLGWGDYIKMDEFLAADSGYLVDGAVVFSASVHVIKESNSFTRSLPMVLGIGGAGGGRAGARKSDGHYGKFVWRIESFTRLKELLKKRKITGLCIKSRRFQVGNRDCRLIVYPRGQSQPPCHLSVFLEVTDPRNTTSEWSCFVSHRLSVINQKVEEKSIMKESQNRYSKSAKDWGWREFVTLTSLFDQDAGFLVQDTVVFSAEVLILKETATMQELSDEDSEICSSTSGCQIEALPKRPSFTWKVENFLSFKEIMETRKIFSKFFQAGGCELRIGVYESFDTICIYLESDQSSGYDPDKNFWVHYKMAIVNQKNSAKTVCKESSICTKTWNNSVLQFMKISDMLDTDAGFLVRDTVIFTCEIIDCCPWFDFSDLEVWASDDDQDELSTDPDELIDSEDSEDMSGDEEDMFRNLLSRAGFSLTYGDNYTQPQVTLREKILTDASAIAGFLTGLRVYLDNPAKVKRMLLPTKVSPKSGGKKDASKCDSSSTSLISLLMGVSALKQAIIDLLLDIMVECCQPSEESGSSASTKASPDSNGASSPPELNVEGELTECACSIVYVTAEPNSDGIRDSPAMQDADLATNEIAADNLEHSCFPPETSATDLPADEGPEQASRSKWPEQSEELLGLIVNSLRALDSAVPHGCPEPRRRPQAVQKIALVLEKAPKQLQQDLIALVPKLVDGSEHSLAACALLDHLQKSDTEPSLRLPVFGALSELEFESDIWKQASVHALELLSDSNDEPLVTAITYVLKAASNCQHLSLAVRAVRWRLKDLGTEVPHCVLDFLSKTIQSQPDVAEAILKDIDSDSEPENNCLSSTSSCSTCSTDGLSAEGMYSWQEQSVHGRNHLSDVFALIEMLSIPGLFVEVAQVFERALLRGAFGLQLVAMVLERRHSYRSSSKSGSIVNDSQNKQVLLDGQFEPLSVQENDFTSVLALGEVLSLSTETKVQDFVRMLYAIIFKIYSEDHYRYRILKGLVERATNTSDNCRAVDIDMDVLVFLVKEEYGTARPVLNMLREVAEVAQADRSNLWHQICATEDENIRLREDMEMEQTKFTNEKVALNQRLTESEATISHVKSELKAERDRFTHEKKALSDQMREIENQLEWVRSEKDEQISKLSAEKKNLQVRLNDAESQLSMVKAQKREELKKVTKEKNTLAERLKNAEASRKRFDDELKRYAAETQTREEIRKSLENEVRRLTQTVGQTEGEKKEKEEQISRCEAYIDGMQSKLQVCQQYIQTLESSLQEEMARHAPLYGVGVESLSFDELEALANIHEQSLRQIKAIQHRKGSSHLLGGPSLSHIPGLFSSPPSPSMAVGPPSSRNPTSPIAPNGAGIHGNGHANGAGGRWFNPT; from the exons atGAAGCCCAccacttccgccgccgccgccgccgccgcggcggcggtcaCCACCGATGACCCTTCCCCTTCGCCGTCCGATTCCACGTCGGCGACTTTCACCGTCGACCGCCGCAGGGACGCCTCCGCCTCCTGCCGGTGGACCATCCCGGACTTCCCCCGCACCCGCGCCCGCACCTTCTACAGCCGCTACTTCGAGGTCGGCGGCTTCGACTGCCGCCTCCTCCTCTACCCGCGGGGCGACTCGCAGGCGCTGCCGGGGTACCTCTCCCTCTACCTCCAGGTCCTCGACCCCAAAACCCCggtgtcgtcgtcgtcctccaccACGACCACCACCTCCTCAAAATGGGACTGCTTCCTCAGCTATCGCCTCTCCGTCGTCCACCCGACCGATCCCGCCAAGTCGTTGGGGCGCGATTCATGGCACCGATTCTCCTCCAAGAAGCGCTCCCACGGCTGGTGCGACTTTGCGCCCTCCTCGGCCGCCGCCTTCCTCTTCCAGCCCCACGACGCGCTCGTCATTGCCGCCGACATATCGGTCCTCTCCGAGACGGCCTCCTTTGCCGATTCTGACGGCCGCTTCACCTGGAAGGTGCTCAATTTCAGCCTCTTCCGCGATATGATCCGCACGCAGAAGATCATGAGCCCTGCATTCTTCCCTGCTGCTGCCTCTGCCGGCGGGAGTGACTGCGGGCTCCGGATTAGTATCTACCAGAGCAATGTCTCTGGCGCAGACCATTTGTCAGTTTGTCTGGAAAGCAAGGAGCCTGTTGTGCAGGTTGCATCTGGGTCATCGGCATCAGCTTTGCCACAAAGTGGTGCAGGGAGTGGCGTGCCAGATGGTGATCGTGGCTGCTGGTGTCTTTTCCGCATTTCGGTACTTAATCAGAGGTCTGGTGGGAGCCATATCCACAAGGACTCGTATGGTCGGTTTGGGGCGGACAATGCCAGCCTTGGGTGGGGCGATTACATCAAAATGGATGAGTTTTTGGCTGCTGATAGCGGATACCTGGTTGATGGAGCTGTGGTGTTCAGTGCCTCGGTGCATGTGATAAAGGAGTCAAACTCATTCACTCGTAGCTTGCCTATGGTTCTGGGAataggtggtgctggtggtgggcGTGCTGGAGCTAGGAAGTCAGATGGACACTATGGGAAGTTTGTGTGGAGAATTGAGAGCTTCACAAGACTCAAGGAGCTTCTCAAGAAGCGCAAGATCACAGGTCTATGTATCAAAAGCAGACGGTTTCAAGTTGGGAATCGAGATTGCCGTCTTATTGTTTATCCACGGG GGCAGTCTCAACCACCATGCCACCTATCAGTATTTCTGGAAGTGACAGATCCCCGAAATACAACTAGTGAATGGAGCTGCTTTGTGAGCCACCGTCTCTCTGTCATCAACCAGAAAGTGGAGGAGAAGTCGATCATGAAAGAGTCTCAGAATCGCTACTCTAAGTCAGCGAAGGATTGGGGCTGGCGTGAATTTGTGACATTAACTAGCCTCTTTGATCAGGATGCAGGTTTTCTTGTACAGGATACCGTTGTGTTTTCAGCAGAGGTTCTCATTCtgaaggaaacagcaactatgcAAGAGCTAAGCGATGAAGATTCTGAAATATGCAGTTCAACTTCTGGATGCCAGATTGAAGCTTTACCAAAGCGGCCATCATTTACATGGAAAGTGGAAAATTTCTTGTCCTTTAAGGAGATTATGGAGACCAGAAAGATATTTAGTAAGTTTTTTCAGGCTGGGGGTTGTGAGCTGCGGATAG GTGTATATGAGTCGTTTGATACGATATGCATATACTTGGAGAGTGATCAGTCATCTGGGTATGATCCTGATAAGAACTTTTGGGTGCACTATAAGATGGCTATAGTTAACCAGAAGAATTCTGCAAAAACTGTGTGCAAGGAATCTTCAATCTGCACGAAAACATGGAACAATTCAGTTCTCCAGTTTATGAAGATTTCAGACATGCTTGATACTGATGCTGGTTTTCTTGTGCGGGACACTGTTATCTTTACTTGTGAAATCATAGACTGCTGCCCATGGTTTGATTTCTCTGATCTTGAG GTTTGGGCTTCAGATGATGACCAGGATGAACTGTCAACAGATCCTGATGAACTTATTGATTCTGAAGATAGCGAAGATATGAGTGGCGATGAGGAAGATATGTTTCGGAATCTCCTCTCAAGAGCTGGATTTTCTCTTACATACGGAGATAACTATACTCAACCACAGGTTACTTTAAGAGAGAAAATTCTAACAGATGCTAGTGCGATTGCTGGGTTCCTTACTGGCCTGCGTGTTTATCTTGATAACCCAGCAAAAGTTAAGCGTATGCTTCTTCCGACCAAAGTATCCCCAaagagtggtggaaagaaagatgCTTCAAAGTGTGATTCAAGCTCCACAAGTCTCATTAGTCTGCTGATGGGGGTTAGTGCCTTGAAGCAGGCTATCATAGATTTGCTTCTAGATATAATGGTTGAGTGTTGCCAGCCTTCAGAAGAAAGTGGTTCCTCAGCAAGCACTAAAGCTTCTCCTGATTCAAATGGGGCCAGCTCTCCACCAGAGCTTAATGTTGAAGGTGAACTAACAGAATGTGCATGCAGTATTGTTTATGTGACCGCAGAACCTAATAGTGATGGTATTCGAGATAGTCCTGCAATGCAAGATGCAGATTTGGCCACAAATGAGATTGCTGCAGATAATCTAGAACATTCCTGTTTTCCTCCGGAAACATCTGCTACTGATTTGCCAGCAGATGAAGGCCCTGAGCAGGCTTCCAGG TCAAAATGGCCCGAGCAATCAGAGGAACTGTTAGGGTTGATTGTTAATTCTTTAAGGGCATTGGACAGCGCGGTTCCACATGGATGCCCTGAACCACGGAGGCGCCCTCAAGCTGTCCAGAAGATTGCACTTGTCCTAGAGAAAGCTCCAAAACAGCTCCAGCAAGATTTGATTGCCCTTGTACCAAAGTTAGTGGATGGTTCAGAACACTCCCTTGCAGCTTGTGCACTGTTAGATCATCTTCAAAAGTCTGACACAGAGCCTTCATTGAGATTACCA GTTTTTGGTGCCCTTTCGGAGTTAGAATTTGAAAGTGATATCTGGAAACAAGCATCTGTTCATGCACTTGAATTATTGTCTGACTCAAACGATGAGCCTCTTGTGACAGCCATTACTTATGTTCTTAAGGCGGCATCAAATTGTCAGCATCTTTCTCTAGCG GTTAGAGCCGTTCGATGGAGATTGAAAGATCTGGGAACTGAAGTTCCACATTGTGTGCTTGACTTTTTGTCTAAAACAATTCAAAGCCAGCCAGATGTAGCTGAAGCTATATTGAAGGATATTGATTCTGATTCTGAGCCTGAAAACAATTGTCtatcatcaacatcatcttgTAGTACTTGTTCTACAGATGGGCTTTCAGCTGAAGGGATGTATTCTTGGCAAGAGCAATCTGTGCATGGAAGAAATCATCTATCAGATGTTTTTGCGCTGATAGAAATGTTATCAATACCTGGATTATTTGTTGAAGTCGCACAAGTTTTTGAGAGGGCTTTATTGCGAGGGGCCTTTGGTCTACAATTAGTTGCCATGGTGCTGGAAAGAAGACACTCTTACAGATCAAGTTCAAAGTCTGGGTCTATTGTGAATGATTCACAGAACAAACAAGTTCTGTTAGATGGGCAGTTTGAACCTTTGTCCGTCCAAGAAAATGATTTCACTTCAGTCCTTGCACTTGGTGAGGTATTATCTCTATCTACAGAAACGAAGGTTCAAGACTTTGTGCGGATGCTTTATGCTATCATATTTAAGATCTATTCCGAGGATCATTATAGATATAGAATTTTGAAGGGCCTTGTTGAACGAGCAACAAATACATCAGATAACTGCCGAGCAGTTGACATCGATATGGATGTCCTGGTATTTCTTGTTAAGGAGGAGTATGGGACTGCAAGACCTGTTTTGAACATGTTGCGTGAGGTCGCTGAAGTTGCTCAGGCTGACCGTTCAAATCTTTGGCACCAAATATGTGCTACTGAAGATGAAAATATTCGTCTTCGAGAGGACATGGAAATGGAGCAAACGAAATTCACCAACGAAAAGGTTGCACTAAACCAACGGCTAACTGAATCGGAGGCAACTATCAGCCATGTAAAG TCTGAGCTAAAAGCTGAGAGGGATCGTTTTACTCATGAGAAGAAGGCACTGTCTGATCAGATGCGGGAGATTGAAAATCAGTTAGAATGGGTGCGATCAGAGAAAGATGAGCAAATCTCAAAGCTCTCTGCTGAAAAGAAGAATCTCCAAGTTCGTCTTAATGATGCGGAGTCACAACTGTCCATGGTGAAAGCACAGAAACGCGAAGAATTAAAG AAAGTGACAAAGGAGAAAAATACACTAGCAGAACGGTTGAAGAATGCTGAAGCTTCAAGGAAAAGGTTCGATGATGAATTAAAACGTTATGCAGCTGAAACACAGACTCGTGAAGAGATTCGGAAATCACTTGAGAATGAAGTGAGAAGGCTGACACAGACGGTTGGGCAAACCGAgggagaaaaaaaggaaaaagaagagcAAATTAGTCGTTGTGAAGCTTACATTGATGGGATGCAGTCGAAACTGCAAGTTTGCCAG CAATACATTCAGACACTTGAAAGTTCACTCCAAGAAGAGATGGCTCGGCATGCTCCACTCTACGGTGTCGGCGTCGAATCATTGTCATTTGACGAGCTCGAGGCGCTTGCAAACATCCACGAGCAGAGTTTAAGACAGATCAAAGCGATCCAGCATAGGAAAGGTAGCAGTCATCTCTTGGGTGGCCCTTCCCTCTCGCACATACCCGGGTTGTTCTCCTCGCCACCATCTCCTTCAATGGCAGTTGGCCCGCCGTCCTCGCGCAACCCCACATCCCCGATCGCACCGAATGGTGCAGGAATCCATGGGAACGGGCACGCGAACGGCGCGGGGGGCCGCTGGTTCAATCCGACCTGA
- the LOC112875667 gene encoding trafficking protein particle complex subunit 2-like isoform X2: MAHLCFFPPFPFSPLVFLSWRWRRRLGERAALFVTSSPGPLPATSIHQKEDLAYQHQFILHAALDVVQDLAWTTNAMFLRSVDRFNDLVVSVYVTAGHTRFMLLHDSRSDDGIKTFFQEVHDLYIKIFLNPLYLPGSRITSSHFDTKVRALARKYL, encoded by the exons ATGGCTCATCTCTGTTTCTTTCCcccctttcccttctctcccttGGTCTTCCTTTCCTGGCGCTGGCGACGACGACTGGGTGAACGGGCGGCGCTATTTGTCACGTCTTCGCCCGGCCctttgccggcgacgagcatccACCAG AAAGAAGATTTAGCTTATCAGCATCAGTTCATTTTGCATGCTGCATTGGATGTTGTTCAGGACCTTGCATGGACTACCAATGCAAT GTTTCTGAGGTCGGTTGATAGATTCAATGACCTTGTTGTGTCTGTTTATGTAACTGCTGGTC ATACTAGATTTATGTTGCTTCATGACTCGCGGAGTGATGATGGAATAAAAACTTTCTTTCAGGAGGTTCATGACCTTTACATCAAG ATATTCCTCAATCCACTCTACTTGCCCGGTTCTCGCATAACGTCCTCCCATTTTGATACCAAGGTCAGGGCTCTGGCAAGGAAATACCTGTAG
- the LOC112875667 gene encoding trafficking protein particle complex subunit 2-like isoform X1, giving the protein MLLAPEPGKPSTLLIPHLHIRELVEMASTACFVIVSKNDIPIYEAEVGSAPKKEDLAYQHQFILHAALDVVQDLAWTTNAMFLRSVDRFNDLVVSVYVTAGHTRFMLLHDSRSDDGIKTFFQEVHDLYIKIFLNPLYLPGSRITSSHFDTKVRALARKYL; this is encoded by the exons ATGCTCTTGGCTCCGGAACCTGGAAAACCCTCGACTCTTCTCATTCCACACCTGCACATAAG AGAATTAGTTGAAATGGCAAGCACGGCATGCTTTGTGATTGTTAGTAAGAATGACATCCCAATCTATGAGGCTGAAGTTGGATCTGCTCCaaaa AAAGAAGATTTAGCTTATCAGCATCAGTTCATTTTGCATGCTGCATTGGATGTTGTTCAGGACCTTGCATGGACTACCAATGCAAT GTTTCTGAGGTCGGTTGATAGATTCAATGACCTTGTTGTGTCTGTTTATGTAACTGCTGGTC ATACTAGATTTATGTTGCTTCATGACTCGCGGAGTGATGATGGAATAAAAACTTTCTTTCAGGAGGTTCATGACCTTTACATCAAG ATATTCCTCAATCCACTCTACTTGCCCGGTTCTCGCATAACGTCCTCCCATTTTGATACCAAGGTCAGGGCTCTGGCAAGGAAATACCTGTAG
- the LOC112875667 gene encoding trafficking protein particle complex subunit 2-like isoform X3: MTIYNLQHSLCEWSIELVEMASTACFVIVSKNDIPIYEAEVGSAPKKEDLAYQHQFILHAALDVVQDLAWTTNAMFLRSVDRFNDLVVSVYVTAGHTRFMLLHDSRSDDGIKTFFQEVHDLYIKIFLNPLYLPGSRITSSHFDTKVRALARKYL, encoded by the exons ATGACAATTTACAACTTACAACATTCCTTGTGTGAATGGTCCAT AGAATTAGTTGAAATGGCAAGCACGGCATGCTTTGTGATTGTTAGTAAGAATGACATCCCAATCTATGAGGCTGAAGTTGGATCTGCTCCaaaa AAAGAAGATTTAGCTTATCAGCATCAGTTCATTTTGCATGCTGCATTGGATGTTGTTCAGGACCTTGCATGGACTACCAATGCAAT GTTTCTGAGGTCGGTTGATAGATTCAATGACCTTGTTGTGTCTGTTTATGTAACTGCTGGTC ATACTAGATTTATGTTGCTTCATGACTCGCGGAGTGATGATGGAATAAAAACTTTCTTTCAGGAGGTTCATGACCTTTACATCAAG ATATTCCTCAATCCACTCTACTTGCCCGGTTCTCGCATAACGTCCTCCCATTTTGATACCAAGGTCAGGGCTCTGGCAAGGAAATACCTGTAG
- the LOC112875667 gene encoding trafficking protein particle complex subunit 2-like isoform X4, with product MASTACFVIVSKNDIPIYEAEVGSAPKKEDLAYQHQFILHAALDVVQDLAWTTNAMFLRSVDRFNDLVVSVYVTAGHTRFMLLHDSRSDDGIKTFFQEVHDLYIKIFLNPLYLPGSRITSSHFDTKVRALARKYL from the exons ATGGCAAGCACGGCATGCTTTGTGATTGTTAGTAAGAATGACATCCCAATCTATGAGGCTGAAGTTGGATCTGCTCCaaaa AAAGAAGATTTAGCTTATCAGCATCAGTTCATTTTGCATGCTGCATTGGATGTTGTTCAGGACCTTGCATGGACTACCAATGCAAT GTTTCTGAGGTCGGTTGATAGATTCAATGACCTTGTTGTGTCTGTTTATGTAACTGCTGGTC ATACTAGATTTATGTTGCTTCATGACTCGCGGAGTGATGATGGAATAAAAACTTTCTTTCAGGAGGTTCATGACCTTTACATCAAG ATATTCCTCAATCCACTCTACTTGCCCGGTTCTCGCATAACGTCCTCCCATTTTGATACCAAGGTCAGGGCTCTGGCAAGGAAATACCTGTAG
- the LOC112899235 gene encoding adenine phosphoribosyltransferase 2-like, translating into MGEEASCNAVSVMEAAKQQQPPKENGLAAAGEAVTAAAAPDPRLQGISDAIRVVPHFPKEGIMFNDITTLLLRPGVFKDAVDLFVERYRGMGIDAVAGIEARGFIFGPAIALAIGAKFIPLRKPRKLPGEVISEKYVLEYGTDCLEMHVGAIVPAERVIIVDDLVATGGTLCAAIRLLERAGADVVECACLIGLPKFKNFYKLNGKPVYVLVESRESDK; encoded by the exons ATGGGTGAGGAGGCCAGCTGCAACGCCGTCAGCGTGATGGAGGCCgccaagcagcagcagccgcccaAGGAGAACGGCCTCGCCGCTGCCGGGGAGGCCGtgaccgcggcggcggcgcccgacCCCCGGCTGCAGGGCATCTCCGACGCCATCCGCGTCGTCCCCCACTTCCCCAAGGAAG GCATCATGTTCAACGACATCACGACGCTGCTGCTGCGCCCCGGGGTGTTCAAGGACGCCGTCGACCTCTTCGTCGAGCGCTACCGCGGCATGGGCATCGACGCCGTCGCCG GGATTGAGGCCAGGGGCTTCATATTTGGCCCGGCGATCGCGTTGGCCATCGGCGCGAAGTTCATACCGCTGCGCAAGCCTAGGAAGCTCCCAG GCGAGGTGATCTCCGAGAAATATGTTCTCGAGTACGGGACTGACTGTTTAGAGATGCACGTTGGAGCTATCGTGCCTGCTGAGCGCGTGATCATCGTCGATGACTTGGTTGCGACCGGTGGTACACTTTGTGCCGCGATTAGGCTTCTCG AACGTGCTGGAGCTGATGTGGTCGAGTGCGCATGTCTCATTGGGCTCCCAAAATTTAAG